The following coding sequences lie in one Ferviditalea candida genomic window:
- the rpmF gene encoding 50S ribosomal protein L32, whose amino-acid sequence MAVPFRRTSKTRRDKRRTHFKLVVPGMVKCEQCGELKLAHHVCKVCGSYKGRDIVKQ is encoded by the coding sequence ATGGCAGTACCATTCAGAAGAACTTCCAAAACCCGTCGCGACAAGCGCCGTACGCATTTTAAGCTGGTCGTTCCCGGCATGGTCAAATGCGAGCAATGCGGGGAATTGAAGCTGGCTCATCACGTATGCAAGGTATGCGGCTCTTATAAGGGAAGAGATATCGTCA
- a CDS encoding YceD family protein — protein MHVNLREVGARPEPVELQGQIDISSMLKERRDIIGTDPLQADLRAVQSGELVDVTGRLCTEAEFVCARCLTRFRRKIEIPFHEVFAQTPISSETEDDAGDEEEIHYVSGPKADLIPYLEEHVLLHLPYVPLCDEDCRGLCPQCGSNRNEEECGCVIEHIDPRLAGLKQFFNQENEK, from the coding sequence ATGCACGTGAACCTGAGGGAAGTCGGCGCCAGACCAGAGCCGGTGGAGCTGCAAGGTCAAATCGATATTTCGTCTATGCTGAAGGAACGCCGGGACATTATCGGGACTGATCCGCTGCAAGCGGATTTGCGGGCCGTTCAATCCGGTGAGTTGGTGGATGTAACGGGACGTCTGTGCACAGAGGCGGAATTTGTGTGTGCAAGATGCCTGACCCGCTTTCGCCGGAAAATAGAAATTCCGTTTCACGAAGTATTCGCACAGACGCCGATCAGCTCCGAAACGGAAGACGACGCCGGGGATGAGGAGGAAATTCATTATGTTTCCGGGCCCAAGGCCGATCTCATTCCCTATCTGGAAGAGCATGTTTTGCTTCATCTTCCGTACGTTCCTCTTTGCGATGAAGACTGCAGGGGGCTTTGCCCGCAGTGCGGCTCAAACCGCAACGAAGAGGAATGCGGATGCGTCATCGAACACATAGACCCGAGATTGGCCGGGCTGAAACAGTTTTTCAACCAGGAGAACGAGAAATAG
- a CDS encoding nucleotidyltransferase: protein MKTVGIIIEYNPLHNGHLYHFRQSKMVSQADAVVAVMSGNFLQRGEPAVVNKWARTEMALHMGVDLVIELPVAFSSAPAEWFAYGAVSALAATGAVDALCFGSELGEIRSLELLANMLYAEPRALEHMIKLRLKSGISYPKAYAAAVGDLLAEADLHRPAEDAEAMHVYLSQPNNILGLHYLIALKRLNSRIRPLTISRQKAGYHQQTVSDDNIASATAIRKMIFEKNTLEPLASYVPSYTRTILRREWDAGRAPIGWNAYALPLLHQIVNSSIEELRQIFEMSEGLEYRLKRAIAGVNPDSAAPVEDLIAGLKTKRYTRTKLQRVLTRVLLNHRKDVLTKELLSKGVPYLRILGFSAQGRELLKQMKKTASVPVVTKIARETSPLLTMDIQATAVHALAYRRPDARDLLRDYYEPPLRI from the coding sequence TTGAAAACCGTCGGAATCATCATTGAATATAATCCTTTGCACAATGGACATTTATATCATTTCCGGCAATCCAAAATGGTATCACAAGCCGATGCCGTTGTCGCCGTGATGAGCGGAAATTTTCTGCAGCGCGGCGAACCGGCGGTCGTCAACAAATGGGCCCGTACGGAAATGGCCCTTCACATGGGAGTCGATCTGGTGATAGAGCTGCCCGTCGCTTTCTCTTCCGCACCCGCGGAATGGTTCGCTTATGGCGCCGTATCCGCATTGGCAGCGACCGGGGCGGTCGACGCGTTGTGTTTCGGCAGCGAGCTCGGAGAAATCCGCAGCCTGGAGCTTCTCGCCAATATGCTGTATGCGGAGCCCCGTGCTCTTGAGCATATGATCAAGCTTCGGCTGAAATCAGGCATCAGCTATCCGAAAGCCTATGCGGCGGCAGTCGGGGATCTGCTGGCCGAAGCGGATTTGCACCGGCCCGCAGAAGATGCGGAGGCCATGCACGTGTATCTCTCCCAGCCCAACAATATTCTCGGACTGCACTATCTGATCGCCCTGAAACGGTTGAACAGCCGGATTCGGCCGCTGACCATATCCAGACAAAAAGCCGGCTACCATCAGCAGACGGTCAGCGACGACAATATCGCAAGCGCAACGGCCATCCGCAAAATGATTTTCGAGAAAAATACGCTGGAGCCGCTTGCTTCTTACGTCCCTTCCTATACCCGGACCATCCTCCGCCGGGAATGGGACGCGGGACGGGCCCCGATCGGCTGGAACGCCTATGCGCTGCCGCTTCTGCACCAAATCGTCAACAGCTCTATCGAGGAGCTCAGGCAAATATTCGAGATGAGCGAAGGCTTGGAATATCGGCTCAAGCGGGCGATTGCCGGGGTGAATCCGGATTCGGCGGCACCCGTCGAGGATTTGATCGCCGGGCTCAAAACGAAGCGTTATACCAGAACCAAGCTGCAGCGTGTGCTGACGAGGGTTCTCTTGAACCACCGAAAGGATGTGCTGACGAAGGAGTTGCTTTCCAAAGGGGTTCCCTATCTGCGCATTCTCGGATTTTCGGCTCAAGGCAGAGAATTGCTGAAGCAAATGAAAAAAACCGCCTCGGTTCCCGTAGTCACCAAGATTGCGCGCGAAACCTCCCCGCTGTTGACGATGGATATCCAGGCGACAGCCGTCCATGCGCTGGCCTACCGCCGCCCCGATGCGCGGGATTTGCTTCGCGATTATTACGAGCCCCCGCTCCGGATTTAA
- a CDS encoding SepM family pheromone-processing serine protease gives MNENRENPKNRLARPGRLIVIAALVVIAWYGLIIMPTNYVVLQPGTAEAVKPMVQVKEGYSEEKGTLMLTTVRMTYANAISYVLALMDSNADILNKNQLFRSGESQSDYTKRQEFVMTNSQSNAIEAAYKKAGVPFHTEYEGIVVLQTLQGFPAEQALQAGDRILEVNGTAVHRTEALLDLLKTYHVGDRVSVTYLRGDKEKTARIALGDLSKSGQGNSSATNGGKQPAPHPGLGIAPADLVHVQADDPGKQVTVNAGDIGGPSAGLMFSLEIYNRLVPEDITKGYRIAGTGEIDPQGNVGVIGGIRHKIVAADREGAEIFFSPKDLVFDNSKYPPILNYSDAVDQARKIHSGMKVVPVKTMDDALNYLRNLPPKAP, from the coding sequence ATGAATGAAAACAGGGAAAACCCCAAGAATAGATTGGCCCGGCCGGGCAGGCTTATTGTGATCGCGGCGCTTGTGGTGATCGCCTGGTACGGCTTGATCATCATGCCGACCAATTATGTCGTGCTGCAGCCGGGAACGGCGGAGGCCGTGAAACCGATGGTACAGGTCAAAGAGGGGTATTCTGAGGAAAAAGGAACGCTGATGCTGACGACCGTGCGAATGACATATGCCAACGCGATCTCGTATGTCCTGGCTTTGATGGATTCGAATGCGGATATCCTGAACAAAAATCAGCTTTTCCGCAGCGGGGAATCGCAAAGCGATTATACGAAAAGACAGGAGTTCGTCATGACGAATTCGCAGAGCAACGCGATAGAGGCGGCTTACAAGAAAGCGGGAGTCCCGTTCCATACCGAATATGAGGGGATTGTCGTTCTGCAAACCCTGCAAGGCTTTCCGGCGGAACAGGCATTGCAAGCAGGGGACCGCATACTGGAGGTGAACGGAACGGCTGTCCATCGTACGGAGGCCCTGCTCGATCTATTGAAAACGTACCATGTCGGAGACCGGGTGTCCGTCACTTATCTGCGGGGCGATAAGGAGAAAACGGCTCGGATTGCGCTCGGCGATCTGTCCAAAAGCGGACAAGGCAATTCGTCGGCGACCAACGGCGGAAAACAGCCGGCTCCACACCCCGGCCTCGGAATTGCGCCTGCCGATCTGGTGCATGTGCAGGCGGATGATCCCGGCAAACAGGTAACTGTCAACGCGGGTGATATCGGCGGCCCTTCTGCGGGACTGATGTTTTCTTTGGAAATCTACAATCGTCTGGTTCCGGAGGATATTACGAAGGGTTATCGGATTGCCGGAACGGGAGAAATCGATCCGCAAGGCAATGTCGGAGTCATCGGGGGCATCCGGCATAAGATTGTAGCAGCCGACCGGGAGGGAGCGGAAATCTTTTTTTCCCCGAAAGATTTGGTTTTCGACAATTCCAAGTATCCGCCGATACTCAATTATTCGGATGCAGTGGATCAAGCGCGGAAAATTCATTCCGGGATGAAGGTGGTCCCCGTTAAGACCATGGATGATGCGCTGAATTATTTGCGCAATCTGCCGCCGAAAGCTCCCTGA